One window of the Yamadazyma tenuis chromosome 6, complete sequence genome contains the following:
- the SKN7 gene encoding kinase-regulated stress-responsive transcription factor skn7 (BUSCO:EOG09264DYD; EggNog:ENOG503NV9B; COG:K) produces the protein MSKVIKSEEPSDSLHPTSSSHQGGSNDFVKKLFQMLQEDSYKNVVRWTKDGDSFVVIDTNEFTKEILPRHFKHSNLASFVRQLNKYDFHKVKISNEAKRNYEYGDDAWEFKHPEFRVNDREALDNIKRKGTNSKKSAPGNGGALVPSSVASEALFQRVMKLEEQVEYLQGDNTSLSHQLSTLKSKYKHLMDHMVTVKSFEERNFNSINLMINSLAQMGIKLPPLDFPNPDLIGNTNGSQAVPGAGPTPTRLETGTVPSAVTQAPTQSYGDKLDYAFSGPQSLGQGLTPQQPIQSQQTHSSHTRNQSHTQLQSPDAAAPIAQPTPAAFGNGPTSLVKESQSPQNRPVPANTPPSQSIITTSIPNPKFHVLLVEDDNVCIQLCRKFLVKYGCQVTVVTDGLNAISTVEKTKYDLVLMDIVMPNLDGATATSVIRSFDTRTPIIAMTGNIEDNDLVNYLQNGMSDILAKPFTKDDLYSILAKHLLTGGSSSTTAPSSVPAPPQQSPPSDDQTSMVQAPAQSPVHASDQPAVPQPSDFLSGGVGDPLLKKQRLQ, from the coding sequence ATGTCGAAAGTTATCAAAAGTGAAGAACCTAGTGACAGTCTTCACCCGACTAGTCTGTCCCATCAAGGAGGGTCTAACGACTTTGTCAAAAAGCTATTTCAAAtgcttcaagaagataGCTATAAAAATGTTGTGAGATGGACAAAAGATGGAGATTCATTTGTGGTAATTGATACTAATGAGTTCACCAAGGAAATACTACCTCGTCATTTCAAGCACAGCAATTTGGCAAGTTTTGTTCGTCAACTTAACAAATACGACTTCCACAAGGTGAAGATTTCGAATGAAGCAAAGAGGAACTATGAATATGGTGATGATGCTTGGGAGTTCAAACACCCAGAATTCCGCGTCAACGATCGTGAAGCATTGGATAATATCAAGCGTAAAGGtaccaattccaaaaaaCTGGCCCCTGGTAATGGAGGTGCCTTGGTACCGTCTTCTGTCGCTTCTGAAGCGTTATTTCAACGGGTAATGAAATTAGAGGAGCAAGTGGAATATCTTCAAGGCGATAACACCTCGTTGTCGCATCAATTATCAACCTTGAAATCGAAATATAAACATTTGATGGATCATATGGTAACGGTTAAATCGTTTGAAGAACGAAATTTCAACTCAATTAACTTGATGATTAATTCGTTGGCACAAATGGGAATAAAACTACCTCCACTTGACTTTCCTAACCCTGACTTGATTGGTAATACTAATGGTTCTCAGGCTGTTCCTGGCGCTGGCCCTACTCCTACTCGTTTGGAAACTGGTACTGTACCAAGTGCTGTAACTCAGGCCCCAACACAATCTTATGGTGATAAACTAGATTATGCTTTTTCCGGGCCCCAGTCACTAGGCCAGGGCCTAACACCGCAACAGCCAATCCAACTGCAACAGACACACTCATCCCATACTAGAAACCAGAGCCATACTCAACTTCAGTCGCCAGATGCCGCTGCACCGATCGCGCAACCCACACCAGCTGCATTTGGTAATGGCCCAACCTCATTGGTAAAAGAGCTGCAATCGCCCCAGAACCGTCCGGTACCTGCGAATACGCCTCCTAGTCAAAGTATTATTACTACAAGTATTCCGAATCCTAAGTTTCACGTTTTACTTGTGGAAGATGACAATGTATGTATTCAACTTTGCCGGAAGTTTTTGGTAAAGTATGGATGTCAGGTGACCGTGGTAACGGATGGTTTAAATGCCATCTCCACAGTGGAAAAGACAAAATatgacttggtgttgatggaTATCGTGATGCCCAACTTAGACGGGGCTACAGCTACCAGTGTTATCCGTTCATTCGATACTCGCACTCCTATCATAGCTATGACTGGGAATATCGAAGACAATGATCTCGTTAActatcttcaaaatggaaTGTCTGATATTCTAGCCAAACCTTTCACCAAAGATGACTTGTACTCTATCTTGGCCAAACACTTGCTAACAGGTGGATCATCGAGTACTACGGCTCCTTCTCTGGTTCCAGCTCCACCTCAACAGTCTCCTCCTTCCGATGATCAAACTTCAATGGTTCAGGCTCCCGCTCAATCACCTGTCCATGCCTCTGACCAGCCGGCGGTACCACAACCATCAGATTTTTTACTGGGTGGTGTGGGAGatccattgttgaagaaacaacGACTTCAATGA
- the ROT2 gene encoding glucosidase II (BUSCO:EOG09260B3X; CAZy:GH31; EggNog:ENOG503NUB9; COG:G): MQIFAIFYWFCLVISAKQYLFKSCEENGFCKRNIDYCRNKLQTKISNYFIEDAIEVGSEYAVISGLLTKKLPNSDVKLPFQLSFLENDNIRFTLDENRNVDLNINANRFKASEHVLPHELRLKDSTSITIHDGAEKICITSKFIRVLLYKDFKIEVFVNETLQMTINEDKFLNLEHFRNESDNQQQLLPEESDFNMFRDNFKDSTSDKLPLGPESIGLDFNFVDFHNAYGIPEHSKGLKLEEEIYRLYNVDIFEYEVDSNLPMYGSIPFLLVSKPRLSMGLFWINSADTYINLSKPKSGAKTHWMSENGVLDFIIFFGESPAEVNKKYGEITGFPTLPQLFALGYHQCRWNYNDQKDLLEINSLFDEHQIPYDSIWLDIEYTDNKQYFTWNSNFPDPSGMLDELDLTGRNLIIIIDPHIKKGSKVSNHLQKNGLTLMNSENDTFYGHCWPGESLWVDSFNPGSQEYWDELHRLSPENKVFFDNTNIHLWNDMNEISVFDGPETSSPRDNLQYGGYEERSLHNLNGRKFHDMTYSSLSKRLESTQRQRPFVLTRSFFAGSQKSAAMWTGDNMSKWEYLKLSIPMLLNNGVAGMPFGGADVGGFFGNPSKDLLTRWYQTGIWYPFFRGHAHIDSRRREPWVPGEPYTSIIRDAINLRYTLLPEFYNAFRESSISGMPILKPLFYESQKFSKNYDIEDEFFLGNSGILVKPVTEETTKEVTIVFPDSEIYYDFTNGKISSRYHTQSVKVPVTLSDIPMVIKGGSIISRKMRYRRSSKLMNHDPYTLVVAPSSTNSASGSLYVDDYESFDYKNGSFLVANFELKNGKLTNKVTGTFNAPRRIEKILILNTHATKVEHDGASLRFKSIDGNLEIQNPGLHINEDWNIVIKKDLVHDEL, encoded by the coding sequence ATGCAAATCTTTGCTATATTTTATTGGTTCTGTTTGGTGATTCTGGCGAAACAATATCTTTTCAAATCGTGTGAAGAAAATGGCTTTTGCAAGAGAAACATAGATTATTGCCGCAATAAACTCCAAACAAAAATTAGCAACTAttttattgaagatgcGATTGAGGTTGGTTCTGAATATGCTGTAATCTCAGGATTATTGACGAAGAAGCTTCCAAATTCTGATGTCAAGCTCCCATTCCAATTATCTTTTCTTGAGAATGATAATATCAGATTCACCCTTGATGAGAATAGAAATGTTGATTTGAATATCAATGCTAATCGATTCAAAGCTTCAGAACATGTATTACCTCATGAACTCCGACTTAAAGACTCGACCTCCATCACAATTCATGATGGGGCTGAAAAGATATGTATCACATCAAAATTTATACGAGTGTTGCTTTAcaaagacttcaagatcGAGGTGTTTGTAAATGAAACTCTCCAAATGACCATTAACGAAgacaaattcttgaatttgGAGCATTTCAGAAATGAGTCTGataatcaacaacaacttttgCCAGAGGAAAGTGACTTCAATATGTTCAGAGATAATTTCAAAGACTCCACGAGTGATAAACTCCCGTTGGGACCAGAATCTATTGGGTTagacttcaactttgttgACTTTCATAACGCATATGGGATCCCAGAGCATTCTAAAGGTTTAAAGTTGGAAGAGGAAATATACCGTTTGTACAACGTCGACATATTTGAGTATGAAGTAGACTCTAATTTGCCAATGTATGGCTCTATTCCATTCTTATTGGTATCTAAACCCAGATTGTCCATGGGTTTATTTTGGATCAATAGTGCTGACACCTATATAAATCTTTCCAAGCCTAAGTCTGGTGCTAAGACTCATTGGATGAGTGAAAATGGTGTGCTAGACTTCATTATATTTTTTGGGGAATCTCCTGCAGAAGTGAATAAGAAATATGGAGAAATCACTGGTTTTCCCACATTACCACAACTTTTTGCCCTTGGATATCACCAGTGCAGGTGGAATTACAACGATCAGAAAGACCTTTTGGAAATTAACTCGTTATTTGATGAGCATCAAATCCCTTATGATTCGATATGGTTGGATATAGAGTACACTGACAATAAACAGTACTTCACATGGAATTCTAATTTTCCCGATCCTAGTGGAATgttggatgagttggatttgacaggaagaaacttgatcatcatcattgatcCTCATATCAAGAAGGGATCAAAAGTGTCAAATCATCTCCAGAAAAATGGATTGACATTGATGAATTCTGAAAACGATACTTTTTATGGGCATTGTTGGCCGGGCGAGTCTCTTTGGGTAGACTCTTTCAACCCTGGTTCTCAGGAATATTGGGATGAGCTTCATCGGTTGAGTCCCGAGAATAAGGTGTTTTTCGACAATACAAACATTCATCTTTGGAATGACATGAACGAAATCTCTGTTTTTGATGGTCcagaaacttcaagtccacGGGATAATTTGCAATATGGAGGGTATGAAGAACGATCTCTTCATAATTTAAATGGAAGAAAATTTCATGATATGACTTACAGTTCTCTATCCAAACGTCTCGAGCTGACCCAAAGACAGAGACCTTTCGTATTGACAAGATCGTTTTTTGCTGGACTGCAAAAGTCCGCAGCCATGTGGACGGGTGATAATATGTCAAAGTGGGAATACCTTAAGCTTTCAATTCCTATGCTTCTCAATAATGGAGTTGCTGGTATGCcatttggtggtgctgaTGTAGGAGGATTCTTTGGTAATCcttccaaagacttgttAACCAGATGGTATCAGACTGGTATATGGTACCCTTTCTTCAGAGGGCATGCCCATATAGACTctagaagaagagaacCTTGGGTCCCAGGAGAACCATACACGTCGATCATAAGAGATGCTATTAATTTGAGATATACTTTGCTACCAGAATTCTATAATGCTTTCCGGGAATCAAGTATCAGTGGTATGCCTATTTTAAAGCCTTTATTCTATGAAAGTCaaaagttttcaaagaactATGATATAGAGGATGAATTTTTCCTCGGGAATTCGGGTATTCTTGTGAAACCAGTCACTGAAGAAAcaaccaaagaagtcaCGATAGTGTTTCCAGACTCGGAGATTTATTATGATTTCACTAACGGCAAAATCAGTTCTCGTTACCATACTCAACTGGTCAAAGTTCCTGTGACCTTATCAGATATTCCTATGGTTATCAAAGGAGGGTCGATAATTTCTCGTAAAATGAGATATAGAAGATCAAGCAAGTTGATGAATCATGATCCATATACCTTAGTGGTTGCACCAAGCAGTACAAATTCAGCTTCTGGGTCATTGTATGTGGATGACTATGAATCATTCGACTACAAAAATGGACTGTTcttggttgcaaattttgAGCTCAAAAATGGCAAATTGACTAACAAAGTCACTGGGACTTTCAACGCTCCTCGCAGGATTGAAAAGATCCTAATCTTAAATACTCATGCCACAAAAGTTGAGCATGATGGAGCTAGTTTACGTTTCAAGAGTATTGACggaaacttggaaatccaAAATCCTGGTTTGCACATCAATGAAGATTGGAATATTGTCATAAAGAAAGACTTAGTCCATGATGAGTTGTGA